From a single Clostridia bacterium genomic region:
- a CDS encoding alpha-amylase family glycosyl hydrolase, whose translation MRNKLVKSTFAFLLMLVFCFSLFGSTSLVLAADVEYTITYTNTSATTVVAHWGINGWNSVQDVQMTSKGGGEFELKVSVPNGTTLNYCFHITAPTDFWDNNGGRDWSVLVGTPVPAGITVHFKRPSTWGTDIKIYYWNMLPSGEQIAWPGEAMESEGEDWYKFTIPAVISANIIFNDGNGHQTPDLFSNTTESWYYTDNLWYDSNPDNNLPPPPSFNDPDNLITYQIMVEAFQDGDHAKNYNTGYGPSAHRGDLKGVKNALPYIKSLGVNAIWMTPIFNSNGNSALDATGYFTQNYFEIDPKFGSMRDAKELVREAHRLGMYVFLDGVFGHHKNVPIPASPSGYYPTGGNDPVSYPGSLDFYKEVATWWIDKLEIDGWRLDQAYQVPIEYWKEIREAVEAKCQERKNEGKQWGTLGYMVGEIWRSEKEIQSQGYGKNTDPGLHSCFDFPLRYRLVSTLATKEKVNEDKAKGQPASFLNEGYNTHKVYSSHAHPNLMLTNHDLVRFGDLIQRAGYGGKENPDYWNRHKAAFSFMAAYTGPITIYYGDEIGDEVPNFVFERDSGYYDDHASRSAGQISGFDSNQTDLKNYVTSLMKLRKEHPALYDGKRKNLRADNTIYVDFKSADNDKVVYVLNTGSSTSTISIPQEQVGGTSLKNAITGDIINASDGNYTVSVDKLNGMFLLVQ comes from the coding sequence ATGAGAAATAAGTTAGTTAAAAGTACTTTTGCATTTTTGCTGATGTTGGTATTCTGCTTTAGTCTGTTTGGGTCAACATCGTTAGTATTGGCTGCTGATGTAGAATATACAATAACCTATACCAATACCAGTGCAACTACAGTTGTTGCTCACTGGGGTATAAATGGCTGGAACAGTGTACAGGATGTTCAGATGACAAGCAAGGGCGGGGGTGAATTCGAACTAAAGGTCAGTGTGCCTAACGGTACTACTCTAAATTATTGTTTCCACATTACAGCACCAACAGATTTCTGGGATAATAATGGAGGACGCGACTGGAGTGTACTTGTCGGAACTCCGGTTCCGGCAGGCATAACTGTACATTTTAAGAGACCATCCACCTGGGGAACGGACATCAAAATATACTACTGGAATATGTTACCGAGCGGTGAGCAAATTGCATGGCCGGGTGAGGCAATGGAATCCGAAGGTGAGGACTGGTATAAATTTACTATTCCGGCTGTAATAAGTGCCAATATAATTTTCAATGATGGGAACGGACACCAAACTCCGGATTTATTCAGCAATACTACTGAGAGTTGGTACTATACCGATAATCTCTGGTATGATTCAAATCCTGACAATAATCTTCCACCACCTCCAAGCTTTAATGATCCGGACAATCTAATAACTTATCAGATAATGGTTGAAGCATTCCAGGATGGGGACCATGCAAAAAATTACAATACAGGTTATGGACCAAGTGCTCACAGAGGTGACCTGAAAGGTGTAAAAAATGCCCTTCCGTATATAAAGAGCTTGGGTGTCAATGCTATATGGATGACACCGATATTTAACTCAAACGGCAACTCTGCACTTGACGCAACGGGCTATTTCACTCAGAACTACTTTGAGATTGATCCGAAATTCGGAAGCATGAGGGATGCTAAAGAGCTTGTAAGAGAAGCACACAGGCTTGGAATGTATGTTTTTCTCGACGGAGTATTCGGACATCATAAAAATGTGCCAATACCGGCTTCTCCAAGCGGGTATTACCCTACAGGAGGAAATGATCCGGTATCTTATCCCGGAAGCCTTGACTTTTATAAGGAGGTTGCTACCTGGTGGATTGATAAGCTGGAAATAGACGGCTGGAGACTTGACCAGGCTTATCAGGTTCCTATCGAATATTGGAAGGAGATCCGTGAAGCAGTAGAAGCCAAATGCCAGGAAAGGAAAAATGAAGGAAAGCAGTGGGGTACCTTAGGCTACATGGTAGGAGAGATTTGGAGGAGTGAAAAAGAAATTCAGAGCCAAGGCTACGGCAAGAATACTGATCCCGGTCTGCACTCCTGCTTTGACTTTCCTTTGAGGTACAGACTAGTATCGACCCTGGCCACAAAGGAAAAAGTAAATGAAGACAAAGCAAAAGGACAGCCAGCTTCATTCCTGAATGAAGGGTATAACACTCATAAGGTGTATTCTTCTCATGCACACCCTAATCTGATGCTTACCAACCACGATTTGGTCAGGTTTGGAGATTTGATCCAGAGGGCTGGCTACGGCGGCAAGGAAAACCCCGACTACTGGAACAGGCACAAGGCTGCCTTTAGCTTTATGGCAGCTTACACAGGCCCCATTACAATCTATTACGGAGATGAAATAGGTGATGAAGTACCGAATTTTGTATTTGAGCGTGATTCTGGCTATTACGATGATCATGCATCCAGATCGGCAGGCCAGATATCTGGATTTGACTCAAATCAGACCGATCTTAAGAACTATGTGACCTCTTTAATGAAACTGAGAAAAGAGCACCCTGCTTTATATGACGGCAAAAGGAAAAATTTAAGGGCTGACAATACAATATATGTGGATTTCAAATCAGCCGATAATGACAAGGTAGTGTATGTCTTGAACACAGGATCATCTACTTCTACTATATCTATTCCGCAAGAGCAGGTAGGAGGCACATCGCTTAAAAATGCAATTACAGGTGATATCATCAATGCTTCTGACGGTAATTACACTGTTTCGGTAGATAAACTGAATGGAATGTTCCTGCTGGTTCAGTAG
- a CDS encoding alpha-amylase family glycosyl hydrolase, which translates to MSKNNFSKRALSILVALVFCFSLIGSTSVVFAADVSYTLVYTNSTATTVYAHWGYNGWNGVQDTLMTNKGGGVFEATVSVPDGATLNYCYHVTAPTDYWDNNGGSNWSLVVSSTGLTVHFKKPSTWSSRIKIHYWNLVPTATQTTWPGLDMSSEGNGWYKYTIPNATSASVIFNDNNGKQTANLSRSTAEGWYYTDNAWYNSNPEATIPVISATPEPKAYAAAQTVRLSSSNTTDKIYYTTDNTTPTTSSTLYTAPITVSTSTVIKAIGVNTSGQSGSVHIFSYTIDPNIDTEPPAIVSSLPVGQSDTAVSVTFTISDNKPATTTAYYTKDGSDPTVASPVYVSGNASSGLTGPAITISQSTTLKFLVIDGAGNQTPQSFYYNIGPVTKGDFREDTIYFVMTSRFYDGDTSNNTHCWDDTKAGNPDSDPAWRGDFKGLIQKLDYIKALGFSAIWITPIVQNASGYDYHGYHAINFKKVDPRYESADAKYQDLINAAHAKGMKVIQDIVLNHTGNFGEENLFPMFKKDPTKPDVSANMIKITDKLPANYDSLTPSQQYDARINIMKNLPANNNIYHTEKSLSWESYTVQTGQIAGDCVDLNTEEPNTIQYLIDAYNQYIDMGVDSFRVDTLKHISRYDMNRFFVPAFKQRGGSNFFIFGEVCTRYRDVWNSGIPAISAPFYTWKESKTYPGDSVYSYDANKLSVEQNWADNVSTAGQPESSNAFLSGNNYHTVDYSKFSMGVIDFPMHWAFKTAQEAFNMKYGDKYYNDATWNVTYVDSHDYAPDGAPENQRFAGTQDTWAENLSLMFTFRGIPCIYYGSEIEFMKGAPIDVGPNAPLSTTGRAYFGSKIEGSVQVQDYGKYTNATGEMANTLNHPLAQHIRRLNLIRRSVPALQKGQYSTENISGSMAFKRRYTDTTKGIDSFVLVTVSGDATFNSIPNGTYKDAITGDTKTVTNGTLTASCSGKGNARVYVLNGTGKIGDTGTYLK; encoded by the coding sequence ATGTCTAAAAATAATTTTTCCAAAAGAGCTTTGTCTATATTAGTAGCTCTGGTATTCTGCTTCAGTCTCATCGGTTCGACATCCGTAGTTTTTGCTGCCGATGTAAGCTATACTTTGGTATATACAAACTCAACTGCCACAACAGTATATGCCCACTGGGGCTATAACGGCTGGAACGGAGTACAGGATACACTGATGACCAACAAAGGCGGGGGTGTGTTTGAAGCTACAGTAAGCGTGCCGGACGGAGCTACGCTTAACTATTGCTATCATGTCACAGCTCCAACAGATTATTGGGATAATAACGGCGGCAGCAACTGGAGCCTGGTTGTTAGCAGCACAGGGCTTACAGTACATTTCAAGAAACCTTCCACATGGTCGTCACGTATAAAAATCCACTACTGGAACCTGGTACCAACAGCTACACAGACTACCTGGCCCGGTTTGGATATGTCATCTGAAGGAAATGGCTGGTATAAATATACCATTCCAAATGCAACAAGTGCCAGTGTGATTTTTAACGACAATAATGGGAAGCAGACTGCAAACTTGTCCAGAAGCACTGCCGAGGGTTGGTATTATACCGATAATGCCTGGTATAACTCAAATCCTGAAGCCACCATTCCGGTGATTAGTGCTACACCTGAACCAAAGGCATATGCAGCGGCTCAAACTGTCAGACTGAGCAGCTCGAACACAACTGATAAAATTTACTATACAACCGATAATACAACCCCTACGACTTCTTCTACCTTATACACAGCTCCTATTACTGTTTCCACTTCTACGGTTATTAAAGCAATTGGCGTAAATACTTCGGGACAATCAGGAAGTGTCCATATCTTCTCATATACAATCGATCCCAATATCGATACTGAGCCGCCTGCCATAGTTTCAAGTCTGCCGGTAGGACAATCGGATACGGCAGTCAGTGTCACTTTTACAATAAGTGATAACAAGCCTGCAACAACTACGGCTTATTATACCAAAGACGGTTCAGATCCTACAGTAGCTTCACCTGTTTATGTTTCAGGCAATGCTTCGTCCGGATTGACAGGTCCTGCAATAACTATATCACAGTCTACCACACTGAAGTTCCTGGTAATAGATGGAGCGGGTAATCAGACTCCTCAGAGTTTCTATTATAATATAGGACCTGTTACAAAAGGTGATTTTAGGGAAGATACTATATACTTTGTAATGACCTCACGTTTTTATGACGGTGACACCAGTAACAATACACACTGCTGGGATGATACAAAAGCTGGAAACCCGGATTCTGACCCTGCCTGGAGAGGGGACTTCAAAGGGTTGATTCAAAAGTTGGACTATATAAAAGCACTTGGATTCAGTGCAATATGGATAACCCCTATCGTTCAAAATGCTAGCGGCTATGATTACCATGGGTATCATGCTATCAACTTCAAAAAGGTAGACCCGAGGTATGAATCGGCTGATGCAAAATACCAGGATCTGATAAATGCAGCCCATGCAAAGGGTATGAAAGTAATTCAGGATATCGTATTAAATCATACGGGAAATTTCGGTGAGGAAAATCTTTTCCCAATGTTTAAGAAAGATCCTACCAAGCCTGATGTTTCTGCGAATATGATAAAAATAACTGATAAACTTCCTGCAAACTATGATTCTTTGACTCCCAGCCAGCAATATGATGCAAGGATAAACATAATGAAAAATCTGCCTGCAAACAACAACATATATCATACTGAAAAAAGCCTTTCATGGGAGTCATATACAGTCCAGACAGGTCAGATAGCGGGGGATTGTGTTGATTTGAATACGGAAGAACCTAATACTATTCAGTACCTAATCGATGCCTATAACCAGTATATTGACATGGGAGTAGATTCTTTCCGTGTAGATACTTTAAAACATATTAGCCGTTATGATATGAACAGGTTTTTTGTACCGGCCTTCAAGCAAAGGGGCGGGTCAAACTTCTTTATCTTCGGGGAGGTCTGTACAAGATATAGAGATGTGTGGAACAGCGGAATTCCTGCCATCTCAGCGCCATTCTATACATGGAAGGAATCAAAAACATATCCGGGTGACAGTGTGTACAGTTACGATGCAAACAAGCTTTCGGTAGAGCAAAACTGGGCTGATAATGTATCAACTGCAGGACAACCCGAATCAAGCAATGCTTTCCTCTCAGGCAACAACTATCACACAGTTGACTACTCCAAGTTCTCTATGGGCGTAATAGACTTTCCGATGCATTGGGCATTCAAAACCGCTCAGGAAGCCTTTAACATGAAATATGGCGATAAATATTACAACGATGCAACCTGGAATGTCACCTATGTGGATTCGCATGACTATGCTCCTGATGGAGCTCCTGAAAACCAGAGATTTGCAGGAACACAGGATACCTGGGCTGAAAACCTGTCACTTATGTTTACATTCCGTGGGATTCCATGCATTTACTACGGATCTGAAATCGAGTTTATGAAGGGTGCGCCTATAGATGTTGGACCAAACGCACCTTTGAGTACAACAGGAAGAGCGTATTTCGGAAGTAAAATAGAAGGAAGTGTTCAGGTACAGGATTATGGGAAATATACAAACGCTACAGGCGAAATGGCAAATACGCTGAATCATCCTTTAGCTCAGCACATCCGCAGGTTAAACCTTATCAGGAGAAGCGTACCTGCATTGCAAAAAGGTCAATATTCAACTGAAAATATTTCAGGAAGTATGGCATTCAAGAGAAGATATACCGATACAACAAAAGGTATTGACAGCTTTGTGCTTGTTACAGTCTCAGGAGATGCAACCTTTAACAGTATTCCGAATGGTACATATAAAGATGCCATAACCGGTGACACCAAGACGGTGACCAATGGTACATTGACAGCATCTTGCTCCGGAAAAGGAAATGCCAGAGTTTATGTCCTGAACGGTACAGGAAAAATCGGTGATACAGGAACATATTTGAAGTAA